A single region of the Nocardioides ochotonae genome encodes:
- a CDS encoding Swt1 family HEPN domain-containing protein → MALSNRDRIDRMFQVLAPALDDFISTTVGQGDPSLGAVWTKLVQAKDSKNGASPAKTYDALDPQVQFRILTEGNITAGFKAGWYPFNQAIGRTGETFASELREVRNEWAHNKTFTDDDAYRALDTGERLLKLIGAAKEAGEVRAIRLNLRRVTADKDDKKVLKAAVDNPEAAGLRPWREVLQPHDDVATGNFHASEFAADLYKVATGGEVDADYADPVEFFRRTYLTEGLRDLIGRAVRRLAGDDNVSPVINLQTNFGGGKTHSMLSLWHVAAGLPVGNFPQETQELLTANGYSASKVNRVAIVGNHFSPSGVTKDDGTQVNTIWGELAWQLGGSEGFAVVAKSDRDRTHPGDALHELLAKYAPAVILIDEWVAYARSLVGRDDLAGGTFDDQFTFAQALTEAVKGTRGVLLAISIPASETGDANDKIAVGNAEEVGGQNGLEALKRLQNVVRRVADQWRPASSDEAYHIVKQRLFKEPDAAALAAIGATARAYVEMYRKFTDDFPRDARDGAYEERIRRTYPIHPELFDTLYEEWSSLERFQRTRGVLRLMSTVIHALWMGEDQSPMIMPGSIPLATANVNSELTQYLQDSWKAIIDADVDGPNSEPARIDKAKPLFGQRALTKRLARTVFFGAAPTIAPGSVHKGIGTQRVFLGTAIPGDVPGNFYSALTQLGDRATYFYSGSGKYWYDVQPNITRTAKDQAERLHKEDVWAEIVRRLEDQGRKRGDFAGVHVCPESNADIPDTDEARLVILHPKVAHKRGAESAAKEFAHKATEHRGSSNRTHRNALVYLAADEARLEELDNATRDYLGWKHVLSNEADLDLTQNQKNQASQRAAQADQTVTSRLLQTFTWALVPAQPDPGAPFVIRETKVEGQSDSLADRVSRRLGNDGDLSTRQAAATIRLAIGKVPQIWKNGHVSLGSLWGLYSQYPYMPRLRDRSVLDAGIFDLPMIWQTDAFALAAGFDEAAGRYIGLWTPEDKESAPIPTDSLLLVRPDVAQKQRSDEPGPAPIPGPDEPGAGQGPSPSPQPGPGASPKVDIVWPTRYYGVKTLNSDKIALDFRNVADEVLAHLRSGETTNVTVRIEIEATDSEGFNESRVRTVSENARTLKFDQSGFEES, encoded by the coding sequence ATGGCACTCAGTAACCGCGACCGCATCGATCGCATGTTCCAGGTGCTAGCGCCTGCGCTGGACGACTTCATCTCCACGACTGTGGGTCAGGGGGATCCGTCGCTGGGTGCCGTGTGGACCAAGCTCGTCCAAGCGAAGGACAGCAAGAACGGTGCATCTCCGGCGAAGACATATGACGCTCTCGACCCGCAGGTGCAGTTCAGGATCCTCACCGAAGGCAACATCACCGCCGGTTTCAAGGCGGGGTGGTACCCCTTCAACCAGGCAATTGGCCGCACCGGCGAGACGTTCGCCAGTGAGCTACGCGAGGTCCGCAACGAGTGGGCGCACAACAAGACCTTCACTGACGACGACGCCTACCGCGCCCTCGACACCGGTGAACGGCTGCTCAAGCTGATCGGCGCAGCCAAGGAGGCTGGCGAAGTCCGCGCCATCCGGTTGAACCTGCGTCGGGTCACCGCAGACAAGGACGACAAGAAGGTTCTCAAAGCGGCCGTCGACAACCCCGAAGCTGCGGGCCTTCGCCCCTGGCGCGAGGTGCTCCAGCCGCACGACGACGTCGCCACCGGCAACTTCCACGCCTCCGAGTTCGCTGCCGACCTCTATAAGGTCGCCACTGGGGGAGAGGTTGACGCTGACTACGCCGACCCGGTCGAGTTCTTCCGACGCACTTATCTGACCGAGGGTCTGCGTGACCTCATCGGCCGAGCCGTCCGTCGCCTCGCGGGCGATGACAATGTCTCGCCAGTCATCAACCTGCAGACCAACTTCGGTGGCGGCAAGACCCACTCGATGCTGTCGCTGTGGCACGTCGCCGCTGGCCTTCCGGTCGGCAACTTCCCTCAGGAGACCCAGGAACTCCTGACGGCCAATGGCTACTCGGCCAGCAAGGTCAACCGGGTCGCCATCGTCGGAAACCACTTCAGTCCGTCCGGCGTGACCAAGGACGATGGCACCCAGGTCAACACCATCTGGGGCGAACTCGCCTGGCAGCTCGGCGGTTCCGAGGGCTTCGCGGTCGTGGCGAAGTCCGATAGAGACCGGACGCATCCGGGCGATGCTCTCCACGAGTTGCTCGCGAAGTACGCGCCCGCCGTCATCCTTATCGACGAGTGGGTCGCCTACGCGCGCTCGCTCGTGGGTCGGGACGACCTTGCTGGTGGCACGTTCGACGACCAGTTCACCTTCGCCCAGGCACTCACCGAGGCTGTCAAGGGCACCAGGGGCGTCCTGCTCGCGATCTCGATCCCCGCGTCGGAGACCGGAGATGCGAACGACAAGATCGCAGTCGGCAACGCCGAGGAGGTCGGCGGTCAGAATGGCCTCGAAGCGCTCAAGCGCCTCCAGAACGTCGTTCGCCGCGTCGCCGACCAATGGCGCCCTGCGTCATCGGACGAGGCATATCACATCGTCAAGCAACGGCTTTTCAAGGAGCCCGACGCCGCAGCGCTCGCGGCGATCGGTGCCACCGCCCGCGCGTACGTCGAGATGTATCGCAAGTTCACCGACGATTTCCCCCGGGATGCGCGCGACGGGGCTTACGAGGAACGGATCAGGCGGACCTACCCGATCCACCCCGAACTGTTCGACACCCTCTACGAGGAGTGGTCGTCGCTGGAACGCTTCCAGAGGACCCGCGGCGTCCTGCGGCTGATGAGCACGGTCATCCACGCACTCTGGATGGGCGAAGACCAGTCGCCAATGATCATGCCTGGATCGATCCCCCTCGCTACGGCGAACGTGAACTCCGAGCTGACGCAGTACCTCCAGGACTCGTGGAAGGCGATCATCGACGCCGACGTCGACGGCCCGAATTCCGAGCCGGCGCGCATCGACAAGGCGAAGCCGCTTTTTGGCCAACGAGCGCTGACCAAGCGGCTCGCGCGCACCGTCTTCTTCGGTGCTGCGCCGACGATCGCGCCTGGCTCAGTGCACAAGGGCATCGGCACGCAGCGGGTGTTTCTCGGCACCGCGATCCCCGGTGACGTCCCCGGCAACTTTTACTCCGCGCTCACCCAGCTCGGCGACCGGGCGACGTACTTCTACTCGGGCTCTGGCAAATATTGGTACGACGTCCAGCCCAACATCACCCGCACCGCCAAGGACCAGGCCGAGCGCCTTCACAAGGAGGATGTCTGGGCTGAGATCGTCCGACGACTCGAGGACCAGGGTCGCAAGCGCGGTGACTTCGCGGGCGTGCATGTGTGCCCCGAGTCCAACGCCGACATCCCCGATACCGACGAAGCCCGCCTCGTCATCCTGCACCCCAAGGTTGCGCACAAGCGCGGCGCAGAGTCGGCGGCCAAGGAGTTCGCTCACAAGGCGACTGAGCACCGCGGGAGCTCCAACCGAACGCATCGGAACGCGCTCGTCTACCTGGCGGCCGACGAGGCGCGCCTCGAAGAACTGGACAACGCAACTCGCGATTACCTCGGCTGGAAGCACGTCTTGTCGAACGAGGCCGACCTCGACCTCACGCAGAACCAGAAGAACCAGGCGTCGCAGCGGGCGGCACAGGCCGACCAGACGGTCACATCACGCCTGCTCCAGACGTTCACGTGGGCGTTGGTTCCCGCCCAGCCGGACCCTGGCGCGCCGTTCGTCATCCGGGAGACAAAGGTCGAAGGGCAGTCCGATTCGCTTGCGGACCGGGTGTCCCGACGACTCGGGAACGACGGCGACCTATCCACGCGCCAGGCGGCGGCGACGATCCGGCTCGCCATCGGCAAGGTCCCGCAGATCTGGAAGAACGGTCACGTCTCGCTGGGCTCGCTCTGGGGGCTCTACTCGCAGTACCCCTACATGCCGCGCCTGCGCGACCGGTCCGTCCTCGACGCAGGCATCTTCGACCTGCCGATGATTTGGCAGACGGACGCCTTCGCGCTTGCAGCTGGCTTCGACGAGGCGGCTGGTCGGTACATCGGGCTCTGGACTCCTGAGGACAAGGAGAGCGCGCCAATCCCCACCGATTCGCTCCTTCTGGTCCGTCCGGACGTTGCGCAGAAGCAGCGCTCTGACGAGCCTGGGCCGGCGCCCATCCCAGGGCCTGATGAGCCCGGGGCGGGCCAGGGTCCGTCGCCTTCTCCTCAGCCCGGCCCGGGCGCGTCGCCGAAGGTCGACATCGTTTGGCCGACTCGCTATTACGGTGTCAAGACGCTCAACTCCGACAAGATCGCGCTGGATTTCAGGAACGTCGCTGACGAGGTGCTCGCGCACCTGCGGTCCGGAGAGACCACGAACGTCACTGTGCGCATCGAGATCGAAGCCACGGACTCCGAGGGGTTCAACGAGAGTCGCGTACGCACGGTCTCGGAGAACGCCCGCACCTTGAAGTTCGACCAGTCTGGCTTCGAGGAGAGCTGA
- a CDS encoding HNH endonuclease — translation MEMPRPEEPKLGQLVQLNLPQIIEYCEQVDPEEIIKLADRDYCREVFGVHFALFAAPAAAEYIRATDPNKKDRYWVQVRRVLDQDLRVTNDWFERSRPGFIFYLEDKGLTPIGITPAAIEAELNQIPTVTEPGTKAGAKYKQHAIGNAQNSAVRSVLGRLGAGSFTAKDWLTVKHRFLNRCAYCGSPRQLVMDHAVPINISELGEHRLGNLVPACHECNATKGNQRYDDFLRALPDRADAAARIATIEGHMIHHGYAPLTDGLTESDTDRVRALLEELRLQVAEAAASTAAAINDLLAR, via the coding sequence ATGGAGATGCCCCGGCCGGAGGAGCCGAAGCTCGGCCAACTGGTTCAACTCAATCTTCCCCAAATCATCGAGTACTGCGAGCAGGTCGACCCGGAAGAGATCATCAAGCTCGCCGACAGGGACTACTGCAGGGAGGTCTTCGGCGTGCACTTCGCCTTGTTCGCCGCACCTGCAGCAGCCGAGTACATCAGGGCGACGGACCCGAACAAGAAGGACCGCTACTGGGTTCAGGTGCGGCGGGTTCTCGACCAGGATCTCCGCGTCACCAACGACTGGTTCGAGAGGAGCCGGCCCGGCTTCATCTTCTACCTCGAGGACAAGGGCCTCACCCCGATCGGCATCACTCCCGCGGCCATCGAGGCCGAGCTCAACCAGATTCCAACGGTGACGGAGCCTGGGACCAAGGCTGGCGCGAAGTACAAGCAGCACGCGATCGGGAATGCGCAGAACTCCGCCGTACGCAGCGTTCTCGGCCGACTCGGGGCGGGGTCCTTCACGGCGAAGGACTGGCTCACGGTCAAGCACCGCTTCCTCAATCGGTGCGCCTACTGCGGCAGCCCACGACAACTGGTCATGGACCACGCAGTTCCGATCAACATCAGCGAGCTCGGCGAGCACCGGCTCGGCAACCTGGTCCCCGCGTGCCATGAATGCAACGCGACAAAGGGCAACCAACGGTACGACGACTTCCTCCGCGCCCTGCCGGATCGCGCGGACGCCGCCGCACGGATCGCGACGATCGAGGGGCACATGATCCACCACGGGTACGCCCCGCTGACGGACGGACTCACGGAGTCTGACACCGACCGGGTCCGGGCATTACTCGAGGAGTTGCGCCTCCAGGTGGCCGAGGCCGCCGCGTCGACCGCAGCCGCCATCAACGATCTGCTGGCGCGCTAG
- a CDS encoding ARPP-1 family domain-containing protein, whose protein sequence is MNELNQLHVGRSTTRGAMTVFPLWGPTGRYRRYAMDGRNLDVTEVESGPDMGTLMVGNVGDQPALVLDGQLFEGGWQHRMARHSVMIGVHQRIPVEVACVEHGRWGGTARQHSRGRRATPYVRDAVRGDDVQTDVWSRVAEHTRNQAGGANPTGSFVHRLDRADDERRAWADVRPLAGQIGVLIGIGGQPYVVELFDSPIRLRGQLPGLLESAAVDARLASVVETPGRRARRFVERLEHLRLDRAEKAGIGERRHGASEYADLSVLTWRGRPVHRFLTNVRHPLLAA, encoded by the coding sequence ATGAACGAGCTGAACCAGTTGCACGTCGGCCGCAGCACCACCCGTGGCGCGATGACGGTCTTCCCGCTGTGGGGGCCGACCGGACGCTATCGCCGGTACGCGATGGATGGGCGGAACCTGGACGTCACCGAGGTCGAGAGCGGCCCGGACATGGGCACGCTGATGGTCGGCAATGTGGGTGACCAGCCGGCGCTGGTGCTCGACGGCCAGCTCTTCGAGGGCGGCTGGCAGCACCGGATGGCCCGGCACTCGGTGATGATCGGCGTCCACCAGCGGATCCCGGTTGAGGTGGCGTGCGTCGAGCACGGCCGGTGGGGAGGCACGGCGCGCCAGCACAGCCGGGGCCGGCGTGCGACGCCGTACGTCCGGGACGCGGTGCGCGGCGATGACGTCCAGACGGACGTGTGGTCACGAGTCGCGGAGCACACGAGGAACCAAGCGGGCGGCGCCAACCCGACCGGCTCCTTCGTCCATCGGCTCGACCGCGCCGACGACGAGCGCCGTGCCTGGGCGGACGTGCGCCCACTAGCCGGCCAGATCGGCGTACTGATCGGCATCGGCGGCCAGCCCTACGTCGTTGAGCTGTTCGACTCGCCCATCCGGCTCCGCGGCCAGCTGCCGGGGCTCCTCGAGTCGGCCGCGGTCGATGCGCGTCTCGCGTCCGTGGTGGAGACGCCCGGGCGCCGCGCACGCCGCTTCGTCGAGCGCCTTGAGCACCTCCGGCTGGACCGGGCCGAGAAGGCGGGCATCGGTGAGCGTCGCCACGGGGCCAGTGAGTACGCCGACCTGAGCGTCCTGACTTGGCGGGGCCGGCCCGTCCACCGCTTCCTCACCAACGTCCGCCACCCGCTGCTCGCGGCGTGA